A window of Nitrospira sp. genomic DNA:
ATGCGGGGGATTGTCTGATCAAGAAGGCTGTGGAGATTGCGCCGTTGGCAGATTGAGGCGAATTATGATGCACACGCGGGGCAGATGGTCGGCTCCTCGTCCGCGTCACACTCGTCTGCGGTGAGTGGAAACATTTGCTCACAGACCCGGCAGGTGCGGATTTCGAAGTAGGCCACGCCCTTTTCGTCGATCTCCGTCGGTAACAACAATTCAAGCGGATCGTATCCCAGGCGGGCGTCGTCGTCGAATCGAATGACCGCCAAGCGGTCGTTGAAGACCTCGAACGTGGCTTCCGTACCCTTTCGTTCCAACCGGTGCCCCACGACGAAGACCGGTTGCCCCTTACGTTTGGTCCGGAGGTCTTTCAAGGTGCGCTGCTTGGCGGTGGCGCAGGAGAATTTGCCGGTCTGGTCGCTGGTGTCGGTTCCGAAGGTTGGCATGGAAGTTGGGTCTCGTTTCGAAGTTGATTGCCTGCGTCCATGTAACACAGGAGAAAAATTAGCGTCAAGGGAACCCCGAAGGAAGGAGTGCGAAGAAGCCTATGGCGGAGATCACGATTTATCAGAAGCCCACCTGTTCAACCTGCCGGGAGGCCGTGCGATTGGTGCGGGAAAGCGGCCAGCCGTTCACCGCGATCAATTATTACGAGAAGCCGTTTACAAAGAGCCAGCTGCAGGCCCTGCTGAAAAAGGCCGGACTGTCCGCACGCGATATCTTGCGCACGAAAGAAGATCTGTACAAATCGC
This region includes:
- the arsC gene encoding arsenate reductase (glutaredoxin) (This arsenate reductase requires both glutathione and glutaredoxin to convert arsenate to arsenite, after which the efflux transporter formed by ArsA and ArsB can extrude the arsenite from the cell, providing resistance.) — its product is MAEITIYQKPTCSTCREAVRLVRESGQPFTAINYYEKPFTKSQLQALLKKAGLSARDILRTKEDLYKSLKLSDPALSQDQLLDHMVAHPDLIQRPIVEKGDTVMLARPAETVSKLL